One Pararhizobium sp. IMCC3301 DNA segment encodes these proteins:
- a CDS encoding carbohydrate ABC transporter permease, which produces MKHKTFLLFFLPSLTAMFLFIALPVVSVLIQSLYVSHDQVIVEVENCDIFGCKKATTIDQEATRELWEEAPLGRFSGAETYLNRGHLATNEVSAAWSGSETWSEFFSRLLNLPLYGALAFTLTYTAIVTPGAIILGFGIAVAVNTLPKMLRGPMIFFSLLPMIITPLIGALILFWMIDARGIIGTFLQYLAGDPNLSLKASTTLTWVMLMVYGIWSTAPFAFVVYYAGLQTVPRDTLESAMIDGASNWERIRYVVLPHLLPLTTFLALIKIMDNFRVFEPIVSFNAEAHAQSLSYFIYQDLGGETRLLSSAAATSVLTIVGVVILLSPVLIRTWRDFQRK; this is translated from the coding sequence ATGAAACACAAGACATTTCTGCTGTTTTTCCTGCCTTCGCTGACGGCGATGTTTCTGTTCATTGCCCTGCCGGTGGTATCGGTTCTGATTCAGTCGCTCTATGTCAGCCACGATCAGGTCATCGTGGAAGTGGAAAACTGCGATATTTTCGGCTGCAAGAAGGCAACGACGATTGATCAGGAAGCCACGCGGGAATTGTGGGAGGAAGCGCCATTGGGACGGTTCTCCGGGGCGGAGACCTATCTCAACCGGGGCCACCTTGCGACAAACGAAGTCAGCGCGGCCTGGAGCGGATCGGAAACATGGTCGGAGTTTTTCAGCCGGCTGCTGAATCTGCCGCTGTATGGGGCGCTGGCCTTTACCCTGACATATACTGCAATTGTGACGCCAGGTGCGATCATACTCGGCTTTGGCATTGCGGTAGCGGTGAATACGCTGCCGAAGATGCTGCGCGGGCCGATGATCTTTTTCTCGCTTCTGCCGATGATCATCACGCCGCTGATCGGAGCGCTGATCCTGTTCTGGATGATCGATGCGCGCGGTATCATCGGGACTTTCCTGCAATATCTGGCCGGTGATCCGAATCTGTCGCTGAAAGCGTCAACCACGCTGACCTGGGTGATGCTGATGGTCTATGGCATCTGGAGCACGGCACCATTTGCCTTTGTGGTTTATTATGCCGGTCTGCAGACCGTGCCCAGGGATACGCTGGAATCAGCGATGATTGACGGTGCGTCGAACTGGGAGCGCATCCGCTATGTGGTTCTGCCGCATCTGCTGCCGCTGACCACCTTTCTGGCACTGATCAAAATCATGGATAATTTCCGAGTGTTCGAGCCGATTGTCAGTTTCAACGCCGAAGCCCACGCCCAATCGCTGTCCTATTTCATATATCAGGATCTGGGCGGCGAAACCCGGCTGCTGTCTTCGGCCGCCGCGACCTCGGTTCTGACCATTGTTGGTGTTGTCATTCTTCTGTCGCCGGTGCTGATCCGCACCTGGCGTGATTTCCAGCGCAAATAG
- a CDS encoding curlin, giving the protein MKRSTLKTAMAALTIASAAALTSAPALAGGSISISLSPHDAKQEQAMRAGLLVFGIANGIKNGGHIGQNGNGNTAGLAQTGSGNLGIVHQKGNGNNGTVQQTGNNNAYGLFQFGENNNGNVAQNGNGGTGATFQFGW; this is encoded by the coding sequence ATGAAACGCTCAACACTGAAAACTGCAATGGCAGCCCTGACCATCGCCTCCGCTGCCGCTCTGACATCCGCCCCGGCTTTGGCCGGAGGCTCGATATCGATCTCGCTCAGCCCCCATGATGCCAAACAGGAACAGGCCATGCGTGCCGGATTGCTGGTCTTCGGCATTGCAAACGGCATCAAAAATGGCGGCCATATCGGCCAGAACGGAAATGGCAATACAGCCGGCCTCGCCCAGACTGGAAGCGGCAATCTGGGAATTGTGCACCAGAAAGGCAACGGCAATAACGGAACGGTTCAACAGACCGGCAACAACAACGCTTACGGCCTGTTCCAGTTCGGTGAAAACAACAATGGCAATGTCGCGCAGAACGGCAATGGCGGCACCGGCGCAACCTTCCAGTTCGGATGGTGA
- the hisD gene encoding histidinol dehydrogenase, whose product MIERIKQGKAQADRAKDDAKVRSVVEAALSDIEQRGDVAVREMSEQFDSYSPASFKLSQSEIEALMARVSARDMEDLKFAQAQVRNFAQAQRDSMLDIEIETLPGVILGHKNIPVQSVGCYVPGGKFPMVASAHMSVATASVAGVPRIIAATPPFKGEPNPAVIAAMHLGGAHEIYVMGGIQAVGAMAIGTQTIEPVHMLVGPGNAFVAEAKRQLYGRVGIDLFAGPTETMVIADETVDAEICATDLLGQAEHGYNSPAILVTNSRKLADETLAEIERLLQILPTADTASVSWQDYGEVIVCDSYEEMLDVANDIASEHVQVMTDRDDWFLDNMQSYGALFLGVRTNVANGDKVIGTNHTLPTKKAGRYTGGLWVGKFLKTHSYQKITTDEAAASIGSYCSRLCLLEGFVGHAEQANVRVRRYGGQNVGYGEAAK is encoded by the coding sequence GTGATTGAACGCATAAAACAAGGTAAAGCTCAGGCAGACCGGGCCAAGGATGATGCCAAGGTGCGCAGTGTGGTTGAGGCGGCGCTGAGCGATATCGAGCAACGCGGCGATGTGGCGGTGCGGGAGATGAGCGAGCAGTTTGATTCCTATTCGCCGGCCTCCTTCAAGCTGAGCCAGTCGGAGATCGAAGCGCTGATGGCGCGGGTCAGTGCACGCGATATGGAAGATCTCAAATTTGCCCAGGCCCAGGTGCGCAATTTCGCCCAGGCGCAGCGCGATTCAATGCTTGATATCGAGATCGAAACCCTGCCGGGCGTCATTCTGGGACACAAGAACATCCCGGTGCAGTCGGTGGGCTGCTATGTGCCGGGCGGCAAGTTTCCGATGGTTGCCTCTGCGCATATGTCGGTGGCGACGGCATCGGTTGCCGGTGTGCCGCGGATCATTGCCGCCACGCCGCCTTTCAAGGGCGAGCCTAACCCGGCGGTGATTGCGGCGATGCATCTGGGCGGGGCCCATGAGATTTATGTGATGGGCGGCATTCAGGCGGTCGGGGCGATGGCCATCGGCACGCAAACCATTGAGCCGGTGCACATGCTGGTCGGGCCGGGCAATGCCTTTGTCGCTGAAGCCAAGCGGCAGCTTTACGGCCGTGTCGGAATTGATCTGTTTGCCGGTCCCACGGAAACCATGGTGATTGCCGATGAAACGGTGGATGCGGAAATCTGCGCTACCGATCTGCTGGGTCAGGCCGAGCACGGCTATAATTCCCCGGCAATTCTGGTGACCAATTCACGCAAGCTGGCGGACGAGACACTGGCGGAAATCGAGCGGCTGCTGCAGATCCTGCCAACCGCCGATACCGCCTCTGTCAGCTGGCAGGATTATGGCGAGGTGATTGTCTGCGACAGCTATGAGGAAATGCTGGATGTGGCCAATGATATTGCCTCTGAACATGTTCAGGTGATGACGGATCGCGATGACTGGTTCCTCGATAATATGCAGTCCTATGGCGCGCTGTTTCTGGGGGTGCGCACCAATGTTGCCAATGGCGACAAGGTGATCGGCACCAATCACACCCTGCCGACCAAAAAGGCGGGGCGCTATACCGGCGGTCTTTGGGTCGGCAAGTTTCTGAAAACCCATTCCTATCAGAAGATCACCACCGATGAGGCTGCCGCCAGCATTGGCTCGTATTGCTCGCGGCTCTGCCTGCTGGAAGGCTTTGTCGGCCATGCCGAACAGGCCAATGTCAGGGTCAGGCGCTATGGCGGCCAGAATGTAGGCTATGGAGAGGCGGCGAAATAA
- a CDS encoding cobalamin-independent methionine synthase II family protein, with product MTKILTTHVGSLPRSQKVVDFIFAREHGEPFDEAAFDAAMAEAVVATVGRQVEAGIDIVSDGETSKISYATYVKDRYSGFSGDSERNAPGDLKLFPSFLKRLADDGGTPKYARPKCTGPVVSKGQGELQKDIANLKVAMAQHGVARGFMNAASPGVISLFLQNAHYPTREAYLAALADTMKTEYETIVASGLELQLDCPDLALSRHMLFSDLSDAEFISIAESHVEALNHALQDVPEDKVRIHICWGNYEGPHVCDIDMAKVFGTLMKAKARYVLFETSNPRHAHEWTVFRDRESDIPDSKILVPGVVDTTTNFVEHPELVAQRIGRFADIVGADRVIAGSDCGFGTFAGFGAVDSDIAYAKLKALSEGAALASRG from the coding sequence ATGACGAAAATTCTGACTACGCATGTCGGGTCACTGCCGCGCAGCCAGAAAGTCGTGGATTTCATTTTTGCCAGAGAACATGGAGAACCGTTTGATGAAGCCGCGTTCGACGCTGCCATGGCTGAAGCGGTTGTGGCAACGGTGGGACGGCAGGTGGAGGCCGGGATTGACATTGTATCCGATGGCGAGACTTCGAAAATCTCTTACGCGACCTATGTGAAGGACCGCTATAGCGGGTTTTCCGGCGACAGCGAGCGCAATGCGCCGGGCGATTTGAAACTGTTTCCTTCATTCCTGAAGCGGCTCGCGGATGATGGCGGCACCCCCAAATATGCCCGGCCGAAATGCACCGGTCCGGTGGTGTCGAAGGGGCAGGGCGAGTTGCAGAAAGACATCGCCAATCTGAAGGTGGCAATGGCGCAACATGGTGTTGCCAGAGGTTTCATGAATGCCGCTTCGCCGGGGGTGATTTCGCTGTTTCTGCAAAATGCCCATTATCCGACACGGGAAGCCTATCTGGCGGCACTCGCCGACACCATGAAGACGGAATATGAAACCATCGTCGCCTCGGGTCTGGAGCTGCAACTGGATTGTCCGGATCTTGCGCTGTCGCGGCATATGCTGTTCAGCGATCTGTCGGATGCGGAATTCATCAGCATTGCCGAAAGCCATGTGGAAGCGCTCAATCATGCGCTGCAGGATGTGCCGGAAGACAAGGTCCGGATTCATATCTGCTGGGGCAATTATGAAGGGCCCCATGTCTGCGACATCGATATGGCAAAGGTTTTCGGCACATTGATGAAGGCGAAAGCGCGCTATGTGCTGTTTGAGACTTCCAATCCGCGGCATGCCCATGAATGGACCGTGTTCCGCGACCGCGAATCGGACATACCCGACAGCAAGATTCTGGTGCCGGGTGTGGTTGATACGACGACGAATTTTGTCGAGCATCCGGAACTGGTGGCGCAGCGCATTGGCAGGTTTGCCGATATTGTAGGAGCGGACCGGGTGATCGCCGGATCTGATTGCGGCTTTGGCACCTTTGCCGGATTTGGCGCGGTTGATTCTGATATTGCCTATGCCAAGCTGAAGGCGCTGTCAGAGGGCGCAGCTCTGGCCTCGCGCGGATGA
- a CDS encoding cupin domain-containing protein: MTPQDFESRIVRYGELKPCKTAFIDAHTPGSDQKENFTIIGGGVSESADQHVHITETPGFNIGAAGQPPKCRNSLHSHHTAEVFYVLKGRWRFFWGRWGTAGEVILEEGDIFNIPTGIFRGFENIGTDYGMIMAILGGDDAGGGVLWAPQVIEDAKAHGLVLGDNGKLYDSKKGQSLPKGVKPMTVLSAADLKEFKEYKTSEVVPDFVARYQDMMAMADHQPAEVIGGNGLLKDRPGFEVDLIARNSISADFYSIDRHEVLMVMRGHWRVAMEGFETVLAPGDTFAVPPGLKRSITPSMTGEASLFRVRNTDDAAGSTHGL; the protein is encoded by the coding sequence ATGACACCGCAAGATTTTGAGTCCCGCATTGTTCGGTATGGAGAACTGAAACCCTGCAAGACAGCTTTCATCGATGCCCATACGCCCGGCTCGGACCAGAAAGAGAATTTCACCATTATCGGCGGCGGCGTGTCGGAAAGTGCGGATCAGCATGTTCACATCACCGAAACACCGGGCTTCAATATCGGCGCGGCTGGGCAACCGCCGAAATGTCGCAACTCGCTGCATTCGCACCACACCGCAGAAGTGTTCTATGTGCTGAAGGGCCGCTGGCGGTTTTTCTGGGGGCGCTGGGGTACGGCCGGCGAGGTGATTCTGGAAGAGGGCGATATCTTCAATATTCCGACCGGCATTTTCCGTGGCTTTGAGAATATCGGCACCGACTACGGAATGATCATGGCGATACTGGGCGGTGACGATGCCGGTGGCGGTGTGCTCTGGGCGCCCCAGGTAATCGAGGACGCAAAAGCACATGGTCTGGTGCTGGGGGATAATGGCAAACTATATGATTCCAAAAAAGGCCAGAGCCTGCCCAAGGGCGTCAAACCGATGACGGTTCTGAGCGCGGCGGATCTGAAAGAATTCAAGGAATACAAGACCAGTGAAGTGGTGCCGGATTTCGTCGCGCGCTATCAGGACATGATGGCGATGGCGGATCATCAGCCGGCAGAAGTGATCGGTGGCAACGGGCTGCTGAAAGACCGGCCGGGTTTTGAAGTTGATCTGATTGCACGCAATTCCATTTCAGCGGATTTTTACAGCATTGATCGCCATGAAGTGCTGATGGTCATGCGCGGCCACTGGCGGGTGGCCATGGAAGGCTTTGAAACAGTGCTTGCACCTGGCGACACCTTCGCTGTGCCGCCCGGCTTGAAGCGCAGCATTACTCCTTCCATGACTGGTGAAGCCAGTCTGTTCCGGGTGCGCAATACAGATGATGCGGCAGGTTCCACTCACGGGCTTTAA
- a CDS encoding carbohydrate ABC transporter permease has protein sequence MSSVADRKPPILRIVAITFLVVWFIIAAFPFFWTFWGSFKVEGDFFSKADWSWAIFGHLTQIETGGAFTGQGYEGAWVQEEFWKAALNTVIVVVFVVSISLTFGTLGGYALSRSGKDYAFWLLLLALVFRAMPPIALVSGYLLPFYQWNLWGHLPTAIIVLVAINQPFTLWMLTAFFRNIPKDLDESAMVDGCTHFQAFRHVIIPVMWPGVITTGLFSLLLAYNDFAVTAMLLSKDNQTMVPKIASFLGTTQTKGNVMFAVASVVSVTAPLFVLVMFFQRQIVSGLTAGAVKG, from the coding sequence ATGAGTTCAGTTGCAGACAGAAAGCCGCCCATTCTGCGCATTGTGGCAATCACGTTTCTTGTGGTCTGGTTCATTATCGCAGCATTTCCATTTTTCTGGACCTTCTGGGGCTCTTTCAAGGTGGAGGGGGATTTCTTCTCCAAAGCCGATTGGAGCTGGGCCATTTTCGGCCACCTGACCCAGATTGAAACGGGAGGTGCCTTTACCGGTCAGGGTTATGAGGGGGCATGGGTCCAGGAGGAATTCTGGAAAGCTGCCCTGAATACGGTGATTGTGGTGGTGTTTGTGGTCAGCATTTCCCTGACATTCGGAACCCTTGGCGGCTATGCCCTGTCGCGGTCCGGCAAAGATTATGCCTTCTGGCTGCTGCTGCTGGCGCTGGTGTTCCGCGCGATGCCGCCAATCGCACTGGTGTCGGGCTATCTGCTGCCGTTTTATCAGTGGAACCTGTGGGGCCATCTGCCGACCGCAATCATTGTTCTTGTGGCGATCAATCAGCCCTTCACCCTGTGGATGCTGACAGCGTTCTTTCGCAACATTCCCAAAGATCTGGATGAAAGCGCAATGGTCGATGGCTGCACTCATTTTCAGGCCTTCCGCCATGTCATCATTCCGGTGATGTGGCCGGGAGTGATCACCACGGGGCTGTTTTCACTGCTGCTGGCCTACAATGATTTCGCCGTGACGGCGATGCTGCTGTCGAAGGATAACCAGACGATGGTGCCCAAGATCGCCAGTTTCCTCGGCACCACTCAGACCAAGGGAAATGTGATGTTTGCAGTGGCTTCAGTTGTGTCGGTGACGGCGCCACTATTCGTGCTGGTTATGTTCTTCCAGCGACAGATTGTCAGCGGCCTGACCGCTGGCGCCGTGAAGGGGTGA
- a CDS encoding ABC transporter substrate-binding protein has product MNMILKGAVIGALMLAGSTAAYAGCGVSEGRVSIVGNEFPAIQTIAKNAMKCADDGVAVKANLTADHQKINVAGMQGNPAEYTTAIIANSSIVALINEDVIRPLNDLVAEYGQDIAKNRLITIDGKIMAVAFMANAQTLAYRQDIMEKIGMEPPKTYEDMLTAAEKIREMGIMQYPIGGAYKAGWNLAQEFINMYIGHGGEFYKPGTAQVSVNNEKGVATLEMMKALSAYMNPDFLTHDSNATNAEMEAGNMAMMNMWGSRMGVLMDAEGATEEVYSNIKVGPPLTVGGGTAPASTLWWDGWTVAKNISEEDAVATFLAMKTGSSPEILNEETMGQAVWMLDGYQPAPVNDGVFAAMKMGTDSYPMLPYHGLLHTALGDNIADFLQGNESAEQTLADIEAAYSSAAKEKGFLN; this is encoded by the coding sequence ATGAATATGATTTTGAAAGGCGCAGTGATTGGCGCATTGATGCTTGCAGGCTCGACGGCGGCCTATGCCGGATGCGGCGTGAGCGAAGGCCGTGTCAGCATTGTCGGCAACGAATTTCCGGCCATTCAGACCATCGCAAAGAATGCCATGAAATGCGCCGATGACGGCGTTGCGGTGAAAGCGAATCTGACCGCCGATCACCAGAAGATCAATGTTGCCGGCATGCAGGGTAATCCGGCTGAATACACAACGGCCATTATCGCCAATTCTTCCATCGTGGCGCTGATCAATGAAGATGTCATTCGCCCGCTCAACGATCTGGTGGCAGAATACGGCCAGGACATTGCCAAGAACCGGCTGATCACCATTGACGGCAAAATCATGGCCGTTGCCTTTATGGCGAACGCGCAGACCCTGGCCTATCGCCAGGACATTATGGAAAAAATCGGCATGGAGCCGCCCAAGACCTACGAGGATATGCTGACAGCTGCCGAGAAAATCCGCGAAATGGGCATCATGCAATATCCCATCGGCGGGGCCTACAAGGCAGGCTGGAACCTGGCCCAGGAATTCATCAATATGTATATCGGCCATGGCGGTGAATTCTACAAACCCGGTACTGCACAAGTATCGGTCAACAATGAAAAGGGCGTCGCCACGCTTGAGATGATGAAAGCGCTGAGCGCGTATATGAATCCGGATTTCCTGACCCATGATTCCAACGCGACCAATGCCGAAATGGAAGCCGGCAATATGGCGATGATGAATATGTGGGGCTCGCGGATGGGCGTGCTGATGGATGCCGAAGGTGCCACCGAAGAGGTTTATAGCAATATCAAGGTTGGCCCGCCTCTGACTGTCGGTGGAGGAACCGCCCCGGCCTCGACCCTGTGGTGGGACGGCTGGACTGTCGCCAAAAACATTTCCGAGGAAGATGCGGTTGCCACATTCCTTGCCATGAAAACCGGCAGCAGCCCTGAAATCCTGAACGAGGAAACCATGGGCCAGGCAGTCTGGATGCTGGATGGCTATCAGCCGGCTCCAGTGAATGACGGCGTGTTTGCGGCGATGAAAATGGGCACGGATTCGTATCCGATGCTGCCCTATCACGGCCTGTTGCATACTGCGCTCGGCGATAATATCGCCGATTTCCTGCAGGGCAATGAAAGCGCGGAGCAGACACTGGCGGATATCGAGGCTGCCTATTCGTCCGCTGCGAAAGAAAAAGGCTTTCTGAACTAG
- a CDS encoding ester cyclase, which translates to MSAEDHDIRSQQTLAVIQRMEQALGDNESDMTPYFHDDFRWMGNRGCGTKHGVEAFREHWQLPLRAAFTERAYRTEKFLADGEWASCFGHIEATHSGPFMSIAPTGKRVKIPYMDFWKVREGKIADNWVSVDYPQVLAQLGVDVFNGEGWEAFDDGSRIPPHSLAQGTGS; encoded by the coding sequence ATGTCAGCTGAAGACCACGATATCCGATCACAACAGACCCTGGCTGTGATTCAGCGGATGGAGCAGGCGCTGGGCGATAATGAAAGCGACATGACGCCGTATTTCCATGATGATTTTCGCTGGATGGGCAATCGCGGCTGCGGCACCAAACACGGTGTCGAGGCGTTTCGCGAGCATTGGCAATTGCCGCTGCGTGCCGCCTTTACCGAGCGGGCCTACAGAACCGAAAAATTTCTGGCTGACGGGGAGTGGGCTTCCTGTTTCGGCCATATCGAGGCAACCCATTCCGGGCCGTTCATGAGCATTGCGCCGACCGGGAAGCGGGTCAAAATTCCCTATATGGATTTCTGGAAAGTGCGTGAGGGCAAGATTGCGGATAATTGGGTCTCGGTTGATTACCCGCAGGTGCTTGCGCAACTCGGTGTCGATGTTTTCAACGGCGAAGGCTGGGAAGCCTTCGACGACGGCAGCAGAATCCCACCGCACAGTTTAGCGCAAGGAACAGGCTCGTGA
- a CDS encoding LacI family DNA-binding transcriptional regulator: MAREAATSLDVAKLAGVSQSAVSRVFTPGASVSPRMADKVRVAADALGYRPNILARSLITGRSKIIGLVVAYFENQFYPEAVEKLSHALQAEGYHVLIFMATLTADNVDQLLEELLDYQVDGIVMASVSMSSELTTRCCNAGIPVVLFNRSQDDERLSAVTSENHTGGRRVAEFLLAGGHQRIGYIAGWEGASTQRDREQGFLDGLADAGVSLFAREVGNFHFDLTQQAARRMFEKPVLPDAVFVANDHMALAVMETVRSEFGLSVPEDVSVVGYDDVGLASWPSFALTTVRQPSNRMVDETVKILMTQISTGKFKPRRVAIDGPLIVRKSARIPEGWPL; this comes from the coding sequence ATGGCTAGAGAAGCAGCAACATCGCTGGATGTGGCCAAACTGGCGGGCGTCAGCCAGTCGGCGGTAAGCCGCGTTTTTACGCCGGGCGCTAGCGTGTCTCCGCGCATGGCCGACAAGGTGCGGGTAGCGGCTGACGCGCTGGGCTACCGGCCGAATATCCTGGCGCGTTCACTGATTACCGGGCGCTCCAAAATTATCGGCCTGGTGGTCGCCTATTTTGAAAACCAGTTCTATCCCGAAGCGGTGGAGAAACTGTCTCATGCGCTGCAGGCCGAAGGCTACCATGTGCTGATTTTCATGGCGACGCTGACCGCAGATAATGTCGATCAGCTGCTGGAGGAATTGCTGGATTATCAGGTCGATGGAATTGTCATGGCCTCGGTTTCGATGTCATCGGAGCTGACAACTCGGTGCTGCAATGCCGGGATTCCGGTTGTGCTGTTCAACCGCAGCCAGGACGATGAGAGACTGTCGGCGGTGACTTCGGAAAACCACACCGGCGGGCGCAGGGTGGCGGAATTTCTGCTGGCCGGCGGGCATCAGCGCATCGGCTATATTGCCGGCTGGGAAGGCGCTTCGACCCAGCGTGACCGGGAGCAGGGATTTCTCGACGGTCTGGCCGATGCGGGAGTGAGCTTGTTTGCCCGCGAGGTTGGCAATTTTCATTTTGATCTGACCCAGCAGGCCGCCCGCCGGATGTTTGAAAAGCCGGTACTGCCGGACGCGGTGTTTGTCGCCAATGACCATATGGCGCTGGCGGTGATGGAAACCGTGCGCTCCGAGTTCGGTCTGTCGGTGCCGGAGGATGTCTCTGTGGTTGGCTATGATGATGTCGGCCTGGCAAGCTGGCCGAGTTTTGCTCTGACCACTGTGCGCCAGCCCTCCAACCGGATGGTGGATGAAACAGTGAAAATTCTGATGACGCAAATTTCAACCGGCAAATTCAAGCCGCGCAGGGTCGCCATTGACGGACCTCTGATCGTGCGAAAATCAGCCAGAATTCCCGAAGGATGGCCACTATGA
- a CDS encoding nuclear transport factor 2 family protein — MKGFSNRWKDLPDYIIGVTKEIWEDRGIATLNHTYGERIPVRMPSGISIGNQATINGTLATLAEFPDRELLGEDVIWSGNEKDGFLSSHRLMTTGTHSGYGYFGKPTGKSFAVRAIADCAAKDDVIYDEWLTRDNAALVRQLGMKPKAFARQLIAREGGAETCVRPFTPDQDVDGGYHGKGNDNEWGARFGEILNAIMDKDMTVIRARYDRACQIEHPSGVTGHSWADAEWLWMSLRSSFPNAKFSIDHQIGREDAMLSPRAAIRWSLHGSHEGTGMFGKPTGANVYVMGFSHAEFGPYGLRREFTLFDEVSIWKQILMQTG, encoded by the coding sequence ATGAAGGGTTTTTCAAACCGCTGGAAAGACTTGCCGGATTATATTATCGGGGTCACCAAGGAAATCTGGGAAGACCGCGGCATCGCGACCCTCAACCACACCTATGGTGAGAGGATACCGGTGCGGATGCCATCGGGGATTTCGATTGGCAATCAGGCGACCATCAATGGCACGCTGGCGACACTGGCGGAGTTTCCCGACCGTGAACTGCTTGGCGAGGATGTGATCTGGTCGGGTAATGAGAAGGACGGCTTCCTGTCGTCTCACCGGCTGATGACCACCGGGACGCATAGCGGCTACGGCTATTTCGGAAAACCGACGGGGAAATCCTTTGCGGTGCGGGCCATTGCCGATTGCGCCGCCAAAGATGATGTCATCTATGATGAATGGCTGACACGGGACAATGCCGCGCTGGTGCGCCAGCTTGGCATGAAGCCGAAAGCCTTTGCCCGTCAGCTGATTGCACGGGAAGGTGGTGCCGAGACTTGTGTGCGGCCTTTCACTCCGGATCAGGATGTCGATGGCGGCTACCATGGCAAGGGTAACGACAATGAATGGGGTGCCCGGTTCGGCGAGATTTTGAACGCCATCATGGACAAGGATATGACGGTGATCCGCGCCCGCTATGACCGTGCCTGCCAAATCGAACATCCCAGCGGCGTCACCGGCCATTCCTGGGCCGATGCGGAATGGCTGTGGATGAGCCTGCGCTCTTCGTTTCCCAATGCCAAATTCAGCATTGATCATCAGATCGGCCGGGAAGATGCGATGCTGTCGCCGCGGGCGGCGATCCGCTGGAGCCTGCATGGCAGCCATGAGGGCACCGGCATGTTCGGCAAGCCAACCGGGGCAAATGTCTATGTGATGGGCTTCAGCCATGCCGAGTTCGGACCTTATGGGCTGCGCCGTGAATTTACCCTGTTTGATGAAGTTTCGATCTGGAAGCAGATCCTGATGCAAACCGGCTGA
- a CDS encoding ABC transporter ATP-binding protein, whose protein sequence is MAGITLKNVNKRWGSFVGVKNFNLDIADREFLVLLGPSGCGKTTTMRMIAGLEDVTEGEIFIGDRKVNNLEPKDRDIAMVFQSYGLYPNMTVWENIRFPLKIRKVDPATHQERVQRAVDMVELQDFVHRRPADLSGGQRQRVALARAIVREPTVFLMDEPLSNLDAKLRVSTRAQIKNLQHELKTTTIYVTHDQIEAMTLADRVVVMNNGVVQQLGTPKEIYNNPANTFVAGFMGTPAMNLMDGTMSNGVFSADHVEISGLPTSHSGRITLGFRAEDAALTNDKAQINAPVYSMELLGEASMVTMRAGGAIVAIKADKDFTAEIGDPMSASVPAGICHLFDAESGERLTA, encoded by the coding sequence ATGGCGGGAATTACGCTCAAAAATGTCAACAAGCGCTGGGGCTCCTTCGTCGGCGTCAAGAATTTCAATCTGGACATCGCTGACCGTGAATTTCTGGTTCTGCTGGGGCCGTCCGGCTGCGGCAAGACAACGACGATGCGGATGATTGCCGGGCTGGAGGATGTCACGGAAGGCGAGATTTTTATCGGCGATCGCAAGGTCAATAATCTGGAGCCGAAAGACCGCGACATTGCGATGGTGTTCCAGTCCTACGGGCTGTATCCGAATATGACCGTGTGGGAGAATATCCGCTTTCCGCTAAAAATCCGAAAAGTCGATCCGGCCACCCATCAGGAGCGGGTGCAGCGCGCCGTCGACATGGTGGAGTTGCAGGATTTCGTGCATCGCCGTCCGGCGGATCTGTCCGGCGGTCAGCGCCAGCGTGTTGCGCTGGCCCGCGCCATTGTGCGCGAGCCAACGGTGTTTTTGATGGATGAACCGCTGTCAAATCTCGACGCCAAGCTGCGTGTCTCAACCCGGGCGCAGATCAAGAACCTGCAGCACGAACTGAAAACCACCACAATCTATGTGACCCACGATCAGATCGAGGCGATGACGCTGGCAGACCGGGTTGTGGTGATGAACAATGGTGTTGTGCAACAATTGGGAACCCCCAAAGAGATTTATAACAATCCTGCCAACACCTTCGTCGCCGGATTTATGGGAACGCCGGCGATGAATTTGATGGACGGCACCATGAGCAATGGCGTGTTCAGCGCCGACCATGTTGAAATCAGTGGTCTGCCAACCAGCCATTCCGGCAGGATCACTCTGGGCTTTCGAGCGGAGGATGCAGCGCTGACGAATGACAAAGCGCAGATCAATGCTCCGGTCTATTCCATGGAGTTGCTCGGCGAAGCTTCGATGGTGACGATGCGGGCCGGGGGCGCGATTGTGGCAATCAAGGCGGACAAGGACTTTACCGCCGAGATCGGAGATCCGATGAGCGCGTCGGTGCCGGCTGGCATCTGTCATTTGTTTGATGCGGAGAGCGGCGAACGCCTGACAGCATGA